In one window of Brenneria goodwinii DNA:
- a CDS encoding ABC transporter ATP-binding protein — MRANPIIQVQQVSQRFNTASGEFLALDQVSFDIHTGETISLIGHSGCGKSTLLNLIAGLTLPSGGGLLCDNREIDGPGPERGVVFQNHSLLPWLTTYENVALAVRQVFRGQMSKAEMHEWITHNLELVNMAHAANKRPNEISGGMKQRVGIARALAIKPKVLLMDEPFGALDALTRAHLQDAVMDIQQRLHTTIVLITHDVDEAVLLSDRVLMMTNGPAATVGEIMPVELERPRSRVALADDPRYHQCRQQVLHFLYEKQSKAA, encoded by the coding sequence ATGCGCGCAAATCCGATTATTCAGGTACAGCAGGTCAGCCAGCGTTTCAATACCGCCAGCGGCGAATTTCTGGCGTTGGACCAGGTGAGCTTCGATATCCATACCGGGGAAACCATCAGCCTGATCGGCCATTCCGGCTGCGGCAAATCCACCTTGCTCAATTTGATCGCCGGTCTGACCCTACCGAGCGGCGGCGGCTTGCTGTGCGACAACCGGGAAATCGACGGCCCCGGACCGGAGCGCGGCGTGGTGTTTCAGAACCACTCGCTGCTGCCGTGGCTGACGACGTATGAAAATGTGGCGCTGGCGGTGCGTCAGGTGTTTCGCGGTCAGATGAGTAAAGCCGAGATGCACGAGTGGATCACCCACAATTTGGAACTGGTGAATATGGCGCATGCGGCGAATAAACGTCCGAATGAGATCTCCGGCGGGATGAAACAGCGGGTAGGCATTGCCCGCGCGCTGGCGATAAAGCCGAAAGTGCTGCTGATGGATGAGCCGTTCGGTGCGTTGGATGCGTTGACCCGCGCTCATTTGCAGGATGCGGTGATGGATATCCAGCAGCGGCTGCACACCACCATCGTACTGATCACCCACGATGTGGATGAAGCGGTGTTGCTGTCGGATCGGGTGTTGATGATGACCAACGGCCCGGCGGCGACGGTCGGGGAGATCATGCCGGTCGAGCTGGAACGCCCGCGTTCGCGCGTGGCGCTGGCGGACGATCCCCGTTATCACCAGTGCCGCCAGCAGGTTTTACATTTCTTATATGAAAAACAGTCGAAAGCCGCCTGA
- the ntrB gene encoding nitrate ABC transporter permease, translating into MKNQAKVIPIAPENIPGAVHSAEIMPLPARPAAGKAAVSSATSARPYRPFLRKTVQRIFPALLGMGLLLCIWQVAALNSENFPTPWATWLAALDIFADPFYIAGPNDQGIGWNVMASLQRVGIGFGLAALVGIPAGFLIGRFSFVANMLNPIISLLRPVSPLAWLPIGLLLFQRAEPASSWTIFICSIWPMILNTAEGVRLIPQDYLNVARVLKLSEFTVMRKILLPAVLPNILTGVRLSIGIAWLVIVAAEMLTGGIGIGFWIWNEWNNLNVENIIIAIVVIGVIGLLLEQSLMLIAKRFNYDNR; encoded by the coding sequence ATGAAAAACCAGGCCAAGGTCATTCCCATCGCGCCGGAGAATATTCCCGGCGCCGTGCACAGCGCGGAAATTATGCCGTTACCGGCCAGACCGGCGGCGGGAAAAGCGGCTGTCTCCTCAGCCACATCGGCACGGCCATATCGTCCTTTCTTACGTAAAACGGTCCAGCGTATTTTCCCCGCCTTGTTGGGGATGGGGCTATTGCTCTGTATCTGGCAGGTTGCGGCATTGAACAGTGAAAACTTTCCAACGCCGTGGGCAACCTGGCTGGCGGCGTTAGATATTTTCGCCGATCCGTTCTATATCGCCGGGCCGAACGATCAGGGCATCGGCTGGAACGTGATGGCGTCGTTGCAGCGCGTGGGCATCGGTTTTGGACTGGCGGCGCTGGTCGGGATTCCCGCCGGCTTCCTGATTGGCCGCTTCAGCTTCGTGGCCAATATGCTGAATCCGATCATTTCCCTGCTGCGCCCGGTCAGCCCGCTGGCGTGGTTGCCTATCGGCCTGCTGCTATTTCAGCGCGCCGAGCCGGCTTCCAGCTGGACCATTTTTATCTGCTCCATCTGGCCGATGATCCTTAATACCGCCGAAGGGGTAAGACTGATTCCCCAGGATTACCTGAACGTGGCGCGTGTGCTTAAGCTGTCCGAATTCACCGTGATGCGCAAGATTTTGCTGCCGGCGGTATTGCCGAACATATTGACCGGCGTGCGGTTGTCCATCGGCATCGCCTGGCTGGTGATTGTGGCGGCGGAAATGCTGACCGGCGGGATCGGCATCGGTTTCTGGATCTGGAATGAATGGAACAACCTGAATGTGGAAAACATCATTATCGCCATCGTGGTGATTGGGGTGATCGGCCTGCTGCTGGAGCAGAGCCTGATGTTGATCGCCAAACGTTTCAACTATGACAACCGCTAA
- a CDS encoding CmpA/NrtA family ABC transporter substrate-binding protein — protein sequence MSDSKTKGMTVSRRQFLLGSVALGGGFMLPGLMNSAWAAGSDAPEKKEIRVGFIPLTDCASVVMAAIKGFDKKYGITIIPSKEASWAAVRDKLVSGELDAAHILYGQLYGLQMGLSGPQSDMAALMTLNQNGQGITLANQLRDAGVTDLAALQKYIAASPAGTYTFAQTFPTGTHAMWLYYWLASAGIHPLNDVRTVVVPPPQMVMNMKIGNMVGYCVGEPWNQRAISDKLGFTAAASQDIWPDHPEKVLGTRADWVNANPNSARALTAAILEASRWIDASDENRRETAGVVAGRAYINTKEETIVGRMLGQYENGLGKSWQDEHAMRFYHDGSVNYPYLSDGMWFLTQHKRWGMLAEDPDYLAVARQVNRIDIYKQAAAAVGNVPLPDSDMRSSVLMDGLRWDGSDPAGYANSFSVKK from the coding sequence ATGAGTGATTCCAAAACCAAGGGTATGACGGTTTCCCGTCGTCAGTTTTTACTGGGCAGTGTGGCGCTGGGCGGCGGTTTTATGCTGCCGGGATTGATGAACAGCGCCTGGGCCGCAGGTTCTGATGCGCCGGAGAAAAAGGAAATCCGCGTTGGTTTCATTCCCCTGACGGACTGCGCATCGGTGGTGATGGCCGCAATAAAAGGCTTCGACAAGAAATACGGTATTACCATTATCCCCAGCAAGGAAGCCAGTTGGGCGGCGGTGCGCGACAAGCTGGTATCCGGCGAGCTGGACGCCGCGCATATCCTGTACGGCCAGTTATATGGCTTGCAAATGGGACTATCCGGGCCGCAGAGCGACATGGCCGCACTCATGACGCTCAACCAGAACGGACAGGGCATTACGCTGGCCAACCAGCTGCGCGACGCCGGCGTAACCGATCTGGCCGCGCTGCAAAAATATATCGCCGCCAGCCCGGCGGGCACCTACACCTTTGCCCAAACGTTCCCCACCGGCACCCATGCCATGTGGCTCTATTACTGGCTGGCCTCTGCCGGCATTCATCCGCTCAACGATGTGCGCACGGTGGTGGTGCCGCCGCCGCAGATGGTGATGAACATGAAGATCGGCAACATGGTCGGCTATTGCGTCGGCGAACCGTGGAACCAGCGCGCCATCAGCGACAAGCTCGGTTTTACCGCCGCCGCGTCGCAGGATATCTGGCCCGACCATCCGGAAAAAGTGCTCGGCACGCGCGCCGACTGGGTCAACGCCAACCCGAACAGCGCCCGCGCCCTTACCGCCGCCATACTGGAGGCGTCGCGCTGGATTGATGCCTCCGACGAAAATCGCCGTGAAACCGCCGGCGTGGTAGCCGGGCGCGCCTATATCAACACCAAAGAAGAAACCATCGTCGGCCGGATGCTGGGCCAGTATGAAAACGGCCTGGGGAAAAGCTGGCAGGACGAACACGCCATGCGCTTCTACCACGACGGATCGGTGAACTATCCCTATCTGTCAGACGGCATGTGGTTTCTGACCCAGCATAAACGCTGGGGAATGCTGGCGGAAGATCCGGATTATCTGGCCGTCGCCCGGCAGGTCAACCGGATTGATATCTACAAGCAGGCCGCCGCGGCGGTAGGCAATGTTCCGTTGCCGGACAGCGATATGCGCAGCAGCGTATTGATGGATGGCCTGCGTTGGGACGGCAGCGATCCGGCCGGGTATGCCAACAGTTTTAGCGTGAAGAAATAA
- a CDS encoding nitrate regulatory protein, with translation MVADPSTTIRFLLASRQCELNSLRYLLQSGELVGKISQLVHMLQRERGTSNLFLCSDGRLFRDELRLRELEVAQAQEPLMAHLDRLESMTAELPQASRLFSRVASVVYALSLLPSLRQQIRRQLLQLPQAMTFFNDIIRNLLSLVFDVSDTAAEPVISRALIAMFSFMQGKEFAGQERAIGAAAFASGVFNEDTQQKLLDLIERQERCFATFAEFADEQNRQRWLQMTTDSEFERLRRIACTRGTTETREDEGSLRWFAISTQRIDEMKQLEDSLELTLMQLCRDRIAAAEQANSEQMADIESLVSPAQNDDPGYSVFIAGHDLAKGEAGGQSASHGWLNSDGVRPQLGRSLLSLVQRQSRRLQALDHELAALRETLNERKHIDRAKSLLMQHRNLSEEEAYKTLRKMAMNQNKKMIEIATAMLAVADVFQDTP, from the coding sequence ATGGTGGCAGACCCTTCAACAACGATCCGTTTCTTGCTTGCCTCGCGTCAGTGCGAGTTGAATAGCCTGCGCTATTTGCTGCAAAGCGGCGAGCTGGTGGGCAAGATCAGCCAACTGGTGCATATGCTGCAACGCGAGCGCGGCACATCCAACCTGTTTCTCTGCTCTGACGGCCGTCTGTTCAGGGATGAGTTAAGGCTCAGAGAACTGGAAGTGGCGCAGGCGCAGGAACCGCTGATGGCGCATCTGGATCGGTTGGAAAGCATGACGGCCGAGTTGCCGCAGGCCAGCCGTTTGTTCAGCCGCGTCGCCAGCGTGGTCTATGCGCTAAGCCTGCTGCCTTCGCTACGTCAGCAAATTCGGCGGCAATTACTGCAACTGCCGCAGGCCATGACCTTTTTTAATGACATTATCCGTAACCTGCTCTCGCTGGTGTTCGACGTTTCCGATACGGCGGCGGAGCCGGTGATCTCGCGGGCGCTGATCGCTATGTTCAGCTTTATGCAGGGCAAGGAGTTTGCCGGACAGGAGCGGGCGATCGGTGCGGCGGCTTTTGCCTCAGGCGTCTTCAATGAAGATACGCAGCAAAAGTTACTGGATCTGATCGAGCGGCAGGAGCGGTGTTTTGCTACGTTTGCGGAATTCGCCGATGAGCAAAACCGGCAACGCTGGTTACAGATGACGACGGATAGCGAATTTGAACGTTTGCGCCGTATTGCCTGCACCCGCGGCACCACGGAAACACGGGAAGACGAGGGCAGCCTGCGCTGGTTTGCTATTTCCACGCAGCGCATCGATGAAATGAAGCAGCTTGAAGACAGCCTGGAGCTGACGCTGATGCAGCTGTGCCGCGATCGGATTGCCGCCGCCGAGCAGGCGAATAGCGAGCAAATGGCGGATATAGAAAGTCTGGTGTCGCCGGCGCAAAACGACGATCCGGGTTATTCGGTCTTTATTGCCGGCCATGATCTCGCGAAGGGTGAAGCGGGCGGGCAAAGCGCGTCGCATGGCTGGTTGAATAGCGACGGCGTCCGCCCCCAGCTTGGACGTTCGTTGCTCTCATTGGTGCAACGGCAGTCGCGCCGTTTGCAGGCGTTGGATCATGAACTGGCGGCGCTGCGCGAGACGCTGAATGAAAGAAAACATATCGATCGGGCAAAAAGCCTGCTGATGCAGCATCGCAATTTAAGCGAAGAAGAGGCGTACAAAACCCTGCGCAAAATGGCGATGAATCAAAATAAAAAGATGATTGAGATCGCCACGGCGATGCTGGCGGTGGCCGACGTTTTTCAGGATACGCCTTAA